A stretch of Triticum aestivum cultivar Chinese Spring chromosome 1D, IWGSC CS RefSeq v2.1, whole genome shotgun sequence DNA encodes these proteins:
- the LOC123181164 gene encoding ABC transporter G family member 11 codes for MKKARAGTAKEAAAVGQVKAELEDVGKAAGRAVAVAAAPALSPLSETLWREKAAVEFLGDVSARLAWRDLTVTVALGSGDTQTVLQALTGYAEPGTITALMGPSGSGKSTLLDALAGRLAANAFLSGTILLNGRKANLSFGAAAYVTQDDNLIGTLTVRETISYSARLRLPDNMPMEEKRALVEGTIVEMGLQDCADTVIGNWHLRGVSGGEKRRVSIALEILMRPRLLFLDEPTSGLDSASAFFVTQTLRGLARDGRTVIASIHQPSSEVFELFDRLYLLSGGKTVYFGQASEACEFFAQAGFPCPPLRNPSDHFLRCINADFDKVKATLKGSMKMRFERSDDPLEHITTSDAIRRLFSYYQHSQHYLTARQKVDEMARVKGTVLDAGGSQASFGMQACTLTKRSFVNMSRDFGYYWLRLVIYIVVTVCIGSIYLNVGTKYNSILARGACASFIFGFVTFMSIGGFPSFVEDMKVFQRERLNGHYGVLAFVISNTLSAMPFLILITFLSGTLCYFMVRLHPGFMHYVFFVLCLYASVTVVESLMMAIASIIPNFLMGIIIGAGIQGIFMLVSGYFRLPHDIPKPFWRYPMSYISFHYWALQGQYQNDLVGLVFDNQDEELPKIPGEYILENVFQIDVSRSKWLDLSVLFGMIVIYRLLFFAMIKVSEDVTPWVRGYIARRRVQHKRREAELAMVRTPSLRGYVVDAAPELPADHP; via the exons ATGAAGAAGGCACGGGCGgggacggcgaaggaggcggcggcggtggggcaggTCAAGGCGGAGCTGGAggacgtggggaaggcggcggggcgggcggtggcggtggcggcggcgccggcgctgAGCCCGCTGAGCGAGACGCTGTGGCGGGAGAAGGCGGCGGTGGAGTTCCTCGGGGACGTGTCGGCGCGGCTGGCGTGGAGGGACCTCACGGTCACCGTCGCGCTCGGCAGCGGCGACACGCAGACCGTGCTCCAGGCGCTCACGGGGTACGCCGAGCCGGGCACCATCACCGCGCTCATGGGCCCCTCCGGCTCCGGCAAGTCCACGCTGCTCGACGcgctcgccggccgcctcgccgccaaCGCCTTCCTCTCCGGGACCATCCTGCTCAACGGCCGCAAGGCAAACCTCTCCTTCGGCGCCGCG GCCTATGTGACTCAAGACGACAACTTGATCGGCACGCTGACTGTGAGGGAGACGATCTCGTACTCGGCGCGCCTTCGGCTCCCCGACAACATGCCCATGGAAGAGAAGCGTGCCTTGGTGGAGGGCACCATCGTGGAGATGGGGCTCCAGGACTGCGCAGACACGGTCATCGGCAATTGGCACCTGAGAGGGGTCAGCGGCGGCGAGAAGAGGAGGGTCAGCATTGCCCTAGAGATACTCATGAGGCCTAGGCTGCTCTTCCTGGATGAGCCCACCAGTGGTCTTGACAG TGCTTCGGCGTTCTTCGTGACACAGACTCTGCGTGGGCTGGCGAGGGATGGCCGGACCGTGATCGCGTCCATCCACCAGCCCAGCAGCGAGGTCTTCGAGCTTTTCGATCGCCTCTATCTTCTCTCAGGGGGCAAAACAGTCTACTTTGGACAGGCTTCCGAGGCTTGCGAG TTCTTTGCCCAAGCTGGCTTCCCGTGCCCGCCGCTGCGCAACCCGTCGGATCATTTCCTCCGGTGCATAAACGCGGACTTCGACAAGGTGAAGGCCACACTGAAAGGATCAATGAAGATGAGA TTTGAGAGGTCCGACGATCCCCTCGAGCACATCACGACTTCGGACGCCATCAGAAGGCTGTTCAGCTACTACCAGCACTCGCAGCACTACTTGACGGCGCGGCAGAAGGTCGACGAGATGGCACGGGTG AAAGGGACGGTCCTGGACGCAGGGGGGAGCCAGGCCAGCTTTGGGATGCAGGCCTGCACGCTCACCAAGCGATCGTTCGTCAACATGTCGAGGGACTTTGGGTACTACTGGCTGAGGCTTGTCATCTACATTGTGGTCACCGTCTGCATTGGGTCCATCTACCTCAACGTCGGCACCAAATACAACTCCATCCTG GCACGGGGCGCGTGCGCGTCCTTCATCTTCGGCTTCGTCACGTTCATGTCGATCGGAGGGTTCCCGTCTTTCGTGGAGGACATGAAG GTGTTCCAGAGGGAGCGGCTGAACGGGCACTACGGCGTGCTGGCGTTCGTGATCAGCAACACGCTGTCGGCGATGCCGTTCCTGATCCTCATCACCTTCCTGTCGGGGACGCTGTGCTACTTCATGGTGCGCCTCCACCCGGGCTTCATGCACTACGTCTTCTTCGTGCTCTGCCTCTACGCCAGCGTCACCGTCGTCGAGAGCCTCATGATGGCCATCGCCAGCATCATCCCCAACTTCCTCATGGGCATCATCATCGGCGCCGGGATACAG GGGATATTCATGCTGGTGTCGGGGTACTTCAGGCTCCCGCACGACATCCCGAAGCCCTTCTGGAGGTACCCCATGTCCTATATCAGCTTCCACTACTGGGCACTGCAG GGGCAGTACCAGAACGACCTGGTGGGGCTGGTGTTCGACAACCAGGACGAGGAGCTGCCCAAGATCCCGGGGGAGTACATCCTGGAGAACGTGTTCCAGATCGACGTGAGCCGCTCCAAGTGGCTGGACCTGTCCGTGCTCTTCGGCATGATCGTCATCTACCGCCTGCTCTTCTTCGCCATGATCAAGGTCAGCGAGGACGTGACGCCGTGGGTGCGCGGCTACATCGCCAGGAGGAGGGTGCAGCACAAGCGcagggaggcggagctcgccatggTCCGGACGCCCTCGCTGCGCGGCTACGTCGTCGACGCCGCGCCGGAGCTGCCGGCCGATCATCCGTGA